The genomic DNA AAAAGAGTAACGTAAGCATCTTTACGGATTCCTCAACAACATACCATATCACGGCTGCCACGGATGTTCTGGTCAACACATCTCTCCCGTTTGACAATGACAACTTCGCTGTTGGTGACTACATACTGAATTCAGCGAATGCCGGGACCGGTTTTGATTTCGGAGCCAAATACAGACTGAATGACAAGTGGTCTTTTGCATTGAGTGCGGTGGACATGGGCTACATCTACTGGCGGGACAACATTCACAATTACAGCGCCAAGGGAAGTTATACATTCACTGGTCTGGACATCAGCAAATTCTCCACCGGTGATGGCGGAGATCCTTTCCAGGAGATCATGGACTCTGTCAGCGATGCGTTTGATGTGAAGGATACGGTCTCCTACTACCGGACCAACCTGAACACAAAGCTTTACGCAAGCACCACATTCAAGCCCAACGACAACAGCGTAGCCGGATTTCTGATCTACACAGAGATCTATAACAAGAAATGGTATCCGTCATTCACGGTATACTATAGCCAGCAAAATGAGGGCAAGTTCAATTCCATGATCAGCTATTCCGTAATCAACGGTGATTTCAGGAACCTGGGCTTCGGGGCTACGGTCAGAATGGGCCCGTTCCAGACCTATTGTCTGGTTGATAATTTGATCGGGGTATTGCGTCCGCAGCACACCAAGGCCTTTAATGTACACATGGGCATGTATATTGTATTAGGCGCCAGGAAATATGCCAAGCCGGAAAAACCGGATGATGAATTTGATCAGCTGGAAGATATCGAAGAACCTGAGGAAGGCGAATCAGTAGAGTGACGATTAAAAAGCTTTTGCTGACACCCACTTTCAAACAACCTTATCAAAGCACCCTTCTCTGTGAACCGTTCTCTTCAATGCGCAACCCCCTCGGGGCGTTGGGCGAAGGTTTCACCTTCGTCTTACTATTCTGTAGCATCTGCTACGAAATATAGGCAATGACCGACTAAAGTTGATAATCCGTACCAGCAATCATCACGATCAAAGCCCTACGCTCTGTGAACTCTGTATCTCACTTTTATCTCTGTGTTAGACTTATTTTTTAACACATTTAACACAGAGGTTTGGGAGAATGCACAGAGATCACGGAGTTTATATATCGTCAAAAGCGCGTCTGGCTGGCTCGTGTAAAATGAATTAATACAATACACGAATTAACTTCCCGAAAAGCCCTCGCAAAAACTTGCACCAGCAACAAAATTTTTATTTCTGTGGATGTTGACGAGCAGTCCTGATATTAAGCAACTGTATCTGCTTTTTACGCGGTTTGATCCGGTAGGTAAGTATGGTGTGTTTGTTGATCGGCCCCCTTTGGATGAGCTTTTTAGCCGATGGCTTTAACAAATGGGGATATTCCGCTAGTTGATCTAAAAAACTGTAAACTTGCTTAACAAAGTTTCCCACTTCCCGCTCTGTCCACTCCTCTTCAAGATACGCTATAATCTTATCAAACCCCTCACTTGCCCTGGGGGTCCAGATAATTTCTAAAGCCATTTCTTGTGTTTGTCTTTCATTTGGGCATGCGAAATGACATCTCCTTTATCTGCCTGCCTAATCCCTTCTTCGATCTCCCCTTTTTCTTCTTCACTGATCTCATCCCACCAGTCATTTTCCAATTGCCCGTTCCGGTATCTAAACAGCGATTTGATCACATGAATAAATGAAGGGTCTTTGACCTTATCCAATTCCGCTTTGAGCCATTTGATTTCTGCCTGTAGATCCATAGTGGACTGCTTTTAAACAAAGTTAACGAATATTTACCGTAAACGGTTGCCATGCCCTATGCCGGAAGGCATTCCAAAATTAGCCCTACTAACGGATTTAAAATTAACTCGTACAATGAATCCATCCACCGGCAAACTTTGAAACAAGAAACGATTCAAAGCCCTACGCTCTGTGAGCTCTGTGCCTCCATTTTACCTCTGTGTTAAATCCTTTTTCCTATCACAGAGCATTGGAGAACGCACGGAGATCACAGAGTTAATATGAAGTGACCGGGGATAGTATAGCTAAGGAGCGACAAGTGAAGGTTTCATGTACACCAGGAAATACGAACCTCATAAGGTTTGCGACCTGAATTACCATGCTGCCGACGACCATATTTCCTCCACCTATTCTTAATTTGTTTTGAACAGCCGTCTTTGGTTATCAGAATATACTTTGGGTTCATTCTATTACTGGCTTTCCACCGTTGAATTATATTAAGTCTGAACCCGCAGGCAGTCTCCCATTTCACATCATACACAATATTTCCATTGACATCTGTTTTAACGGTATCTCCATTCATGACCAATACCGTGTTAGACAATGGTGATTTTGTAGCGTCATCCAAAATGGTCATGCACAATTGGTATGTTCCTCCAATGCCCTTGGGATAGGCATGGGATATGCCCACAAAAAGTAGCAACAATATGTATGGATATTTTCTGATCATTTCGTTTTAGCAACTGCTGGAAAGGGACCTTAGCAAAGCACCCTTCTCTGTGAACTCTGTGTCTCTTCATTTTTCTCTGTGATAAATCTTTTTTAACACAGAGTTTTAGGAGAACACACACAGATCACTGAGTTGATTTATCGTCAAAAGCGCTCGTGGCTCACACGGATTTGCAACCCTAAGCTGGCGCGGATTTGTAATCCGTGCCTTGAAACCACAACCTCCCGGAAAACTTTAATAGGGATTAACCTCAGCTCGGCTTCCTCAAAAGCACCTTCTGCCCTTCCTTGAGCACCTCATCCTTTTGGAAGTTATTATACCGGGCCAGATGTTTCAGCTTA from Flavobacteriales bacterium includes the following:
- a CDS encoding type II toxin-antitoxin system RelE/ParE family toxin, yielding MALEIIWTPRASEGFDKIIAYLEEEWTEREVGNFVKQVYSFLDQLAEYPHLLKPSAKKLIQRGPINKHTILTYRIKPRKKQIQLLNIRTARQHPQK